The following are encoded together in the Oceanobacillus zhaokaii genome:
- a CDS encoding methyl-accepting chemotaxis protein — MKKIFTFNSLNKKLLTIILTLAVLPLLLTVSIIYFTTEQGFDKLINIQQKETEHTVQAQFQKETEDLLEITKIYASNDTIIDAYQFENRDELLQTIIPVFARLEVEHGLNVLEFGDISGNVILRGHNPEKYGDDKSSLPAIQTALNGEVSSGFEFGSSGLSVRAFAPIIRNNEVIGTLQTGIDDTFLNELKDILPGVTIDIYNEKGVIALSSIDSHIGETIKNSSLLSTIENGESIASHDGDTLESYIPMYDPTQSETIGTIGITQDISVINDTKERSLYIGLVIMAITIIVVILVSMKFSRSISNPIKQIARAMLELSKGNLKTKITLSKRNDEIGELLADMKLMQDTLHDTISNVAAASNNVASQSGELTQLANEVTTGSQQISLTMEEIAAGTEKQADSTSELSSAMGSFSVKIQDTNEEGAKVRKTSMEVLELTSHGKQLMESSNQQMMEIDEIVKGSVEKMDTLEAGSQQISQLVSIIEEVANQTNLLALNAAIEAARAGEHGKGFAVVADEVRRLAEQVSVSVLDITQVVSNIQSESQAVAESLKAGYAEVKLGTSQIKTTAETLNKINSATTEMVDYITVITGNLSEIADGSNEMNVAIQEIAAITEESAAGIEETSATAQQSSSSMVEVAGSSVELEMLAEKLNELVRRFKI; from the coding sequence ATGAAAAAGATATTTACATTTAATAGTTTAAATAAAAAATTACTAACAATTATACTTACATTAGCTGTATTGCCTTTACTTCTTACAGTGAGTATTATTTATTTCACTACGGAGCAAGGGTTTGATAAACTTATCAACATTCAGCAAAAAGAAACTGAGCATACGGTGCAAGCACAGTTTCAAAAGGAAACAGAGGATTTACTCGAAATAACAAAAATTTATGCGAGCAACGATACAATTATTGATGCTTATCAATTTGAGAACCGTGATGAATTACTGCAAACAATTATCCCGGTTTTTGCACGTCTTGAAGTTGAACATGGCCTTAACGTTCTTGAATTTGGAGATATCTCAGGGAATGTAATATTACGTGGACACAATCCAGAAAAATACGGAGACGACAAAAGCTCTCTGCCTGCAATTCAAACAGCATTAAACGGTGAAGTCAGTTCAGGATTTGAATTCGGCAGCAGCGGACTTTCTGTTCGTGCTTTTGCACCAATTATTCGTAATAATGAGGTCATCGGAACACTTCAGACTGGTATTGATGATACTTTTTTGAATGAATTAAAGGACATACTGCCAGGTGTGACCATCGACATATATAATGAAAAGGGAGTTATCGCTTTATCATCCATTGATTCCCATATAGGTGAGACAATTAAGAACAGTTCATTATTATCAACTATTGAAAATGGAGAAAGCATAGCTTCCCATGATGGCGATACACTAGAATCTTACATACCGATGTATGACCCTACTCAATCGGAAACAATAGGTACTATTGGTATTACTCAAGATATATCTGTTATTAATGATACAAAAGAAAGATCTTTGTATATTGGCTTAGTAATCATGGCCATAACCATTATTGTCGTAATCCTTGTATCGATGAAGTTTAGTAGATCGATTTCCAATCCTATCAAACAAATAGCAAGAGCAATGCTGGAGCTTTCAAAAGGTAACTTAAAAACCAAAATTACCTTAAGTAAACGCAATGATGAGATTGGTGAACTGCTAGCAGATATGAAATTAATGCAGGACACCCTTCACGATACTATTTCGAACGTGGCTGCAGCTTCAAATAATGTTGCATCACAGAGTGGGGAATTAACCCAATTGGCTAACGAAGTAACAACAGGCTCCCAACAGATTTCCTTAACAATGGAGGAAATTGCTGCAGGAACAGAAAAACAAGCTGATTCTACAAGTGAACTATCTTCTGCTATGGGGAGTTTTTCTGTAAAAATTCAGGATACGAACGAAGAAGGAGCAAAAGTTCGGAAAACCTCAATGGAGGTTTTAGAGCTGACAAGCCATGGTAAGCAACTAATGGAATCCTCAAATCAGCAAATGATGGAAATTGATGAAATTGTAAAAGGATCAGTGGAAAAGATGGATACTTTGGAAGCCGGATCTCAACAAATATCCCAGCTTGTTTCCATTATCGAGGAAGTTGCGAATCAAACAAATTTGCTAGCTCTCAATGCAGCAATTGAGGCAGCGAGGGCAGGTGAACATGGCAAAGGATTTGCTGTTGTAGCTGATGAAGTTAGAAGACTGGCTGAACAAGTATCTGTATCGGTATTAGATATTACACAAGTTGTAAGTAATATCCAATCCGAATCTCAAGCTGTTGCTGAATCATTAAAAGCAGGATATGCTGAGGTTAAACTTGGAACCTCACAAATCAAAACAACTGCGGAAACTCTTAATAAAATTAATTCTGCCACAACAGAGATGGTAGATTATATTACTGTTATAACTGGAAACTTATCCGAAATTGCAGATGGCAGCAACGAAATGAACGTAGCCATCCAAGAAATTGCAGCAATAACGGAAGAATCAGCTGCAGGTATAGAGGAAACATCAGCAACAGCACAGCAGTCAAGCAGCTCGATGGTGGAAGTAGCGGGAAGCTCTGTTGAACTTGAGATGCTTGCTGAAAAATTAAATGAATTAGTACGTCGATTTAAGATTTAA
- a CDS encoding RDD family protein: MRSITKKRTKAYFIDLAISTAVTAGIEYFLRKKVKNEAVHVLVTPTLVMWSLEYAQLRTSGQTIGYKTMGLALKNEDGSQPTPNQIIKRMAYRDTLSTLDYFKSRKSFEEQDGAILPHDQVSGTVVREV; this comes from the coding sequence GTGAGATCTATTACAAAAAAACGTACAAAAGCATATTTTATTGACCTTGCCATTTCAACTGCTGTAACCGCAGGCATTGAGTACTTCTTGCGAAAAAAGGTGAAAAATGAAGCTGTTCATGTACTAGTGACACCTACCCTTGTGATGTGGTCACTGGAATATGCACAACTGCGTACATCTGGCCAAACAATCGGTTATAAAACAATGGGACTAGCCCTTAAAAATGAGGACGGATCTCAACCGACGCCGAACCAAATCATTAAACGAATGGCTTATCGAGATACATTGAGCACTCTTGATTACTTTAAAAGTCGGAAATCTTTTGAAGAGCAGGATGGAGCGATCCTTCCCCATGATCAAGTTTCAGGTACGGTTGTAAGGGAGGTTTAA
- a CDS encoding TIGR02206 family membrane protein — translation MIREWFTNIDGDPFISFGKSHLIMILIYAIGLILFFFMRKQDGMDSRAYNIIRWSLFSVLVLSEVSYQIWTATNGIWSLSEYIPLHLCGIASIIGAIALASLNQRLIVISFFIGFIPAFLAIITPELPYDFPQFRFLQFFISHLAISWTGIFLISTSSVKVTFKSMLETYGYMLIYSGIIGFAVNPLLGSNYLYLASTPKASTPLDLLGSGVWYYVNLCLVGFVVFLGLWLAVRWIESRKG, via the coding sequence ATGATTCGGGAATGGTTTACCAATATTGATGGCGATCCTTTTATTTCGTTCGGTAAGAGTCATCTTATCATGATTTTGATTTATGCAATCGGACTTATCCTCTTCTTTTTCATGCGCAAACAAGATGGCATGGATTCGCGCGCATACAATATCATCCGCTGGAGTCTATTTAGTGTCCTAGTTTTATCTGAGGTTTCTTATCAAATATGGACTGCGACAAATGGCATCTGGAGTCTAAGTGAATATATTCCATTGCATCTCTGCGGGATTGCCAGCATTATCGGTGCTATTGCCCTAGCGAGTTTGAACCAGAGATTAATCGTGATTTCATTTTTCATTGGCTTTATTCCTGCATTCCTGGCGATCATTACTCCTGAATTACCTTATGATTTTCCGCAATTTCGTTTTTTGCAATTTTTCATCTCTCATTTAGCTATTTCTTGGACGGGGATTTTTCTAATCTCAACGAGTTCTGTTAAGGTCACCTTTAAATCAATGCTGGAGACATATGGTTACATGCTAATTTATTCAGGGATTATTGGATTTGCTGTGAATCCATTGCTGGGATCTAATTATTTGTATTTGGCGAGTACACCTAAAGCCTCTACTCCTTTAGATTTGCTTGGGAGTGGCGTTTGGTACTATGTGAATTTGTGTTTAGTGGGGTTTGTAGTATTCTTGGGGCTGTGGTTAGCAGTAAGGTGGATTGAGTCTAGGAAAGGATGA
- the fabI gene encoding enoyl-ACP reductase FabI produces the protein MSGLLEGKNIVVMGVANERSIAWGITKSLHNAGANLIFTNRQERSHQKLVKLLESNNMEATLLVNCDVSNDESIQAAFAEIKEKVGVIHGVIHSVAFAKREELKGEYADTSRDGFLLAQEISAYSLVAVTKAAKELMTEGGSIVTQTYLGSERVIPNYNVMGVAKASLEASVRYLAEDMGKYNIRVNAISAGPIRTLSAKGVSGFNDKANVIVEKAPLRRNVDQDQVGDATLFFISDLSRGVTGEVLHVDSGFHIIGG, from the coding sequence ATGTCAGGTCTATTAGAAGGAAAAAATATTGTAGTCATGGGTGTTGCAAATGAACGAAGCATTGCATGGGGGATTACCAAGTCATTGCATAATGCAGGTGCAAACCTTATCTTCACCAATCGCCAGGAACGCTCCCACCAGAAATTAGTGAAACTATTAGAAAGCAATAATATGGAAGCAACCTTATTAGTGAATTGTGATGTTTCTAATGACGAAAGTATTCAAGCAGCATTTGCAGAAATTAAAGAAAAGGTTGGCGTCATCCACGGTGTCATTCATTCCGTTGCTTTCGCAAAACGTGAGGAACTAAAAGGCGAATACGCAGACACATCTCGCGACGGCTTCCTTTTAGCGCAAGAAATTAGCGCATATTCTCTAGTTGCTGTTACAAAAGCAGCGAAGGAATTAATGACAGAGGGCGGAAGTATCGTAACACAAACATATCTCGGTTCTGAACGTGTCATCCCTAACTATAATGTCATGGGCGTTGCTAAGGCTTCTCTTGAAGCAAGCGTACGTTATTTGGCAGAGGATATGGGTAAATACAATATCCGTGTAAATGCGATTTCAGCTGGTCCAATTCGCACCCTATCTGCTAAAGGTGTATCTGGATTCAATGACAAAGCAAACGTTATTGTTGAAAAGGCTCCTCTTCGCCGCAATGTCGATCAAGATCAAGTCGGGGATGCAACTCTATTCTTTATCAGTGACCTTTCAAGAGGGGTAACTGGAGAAGTGCTCCATGTTGATTCTGGATTCCATATTATTGGTGGTTAA
- a CDS encoding hydroxymethylglutaryl-CoA reductase, degradative: protein MKTSRIPGFYKMTVDERQELIKEMHPFSEQEKDEFFSISPLAIDTADNMIENVIGTFQLPLGLGLNFLINGKDYVVPMAIEEASVVASASHIAKIVRQAGGFTTEATGRVMIGQIQVVGCTDFYVAKEAIITEKENIIMAANTAYPSIVARGGGVEDLEVRILNGDSDSKYGQMLILHLYINTVDAMGANIINTMVESVAPLVEEITNGKVYLRILSNYADRSLARAHCIIPPELLETGGFSGEEVRDGIIHAFEFADSDPYRAVTHNKGIMNGIDPVVIATGNDWRAVEAGAHAYAARSGAYRSMTTWSKDQAGNLVGELELPMSVGTVGGATKVHPLAKMALNILDIKSAQELAQVIVAVGLAQNLGALKALVTDGIQKGHMALHSRSVAIAAGATGEMIDIVARELVETKQIRVGKAIELVEKYTK from the coding sequence ATGAAAACCTCCAGAATTCCTGGTTTCTATAAAATGACTGTTGACGAGCGGCAGGAATTAATCAAAGAGATGCATCCTTTTTCTGAGCAGGAAAAAGATGAATTTTTTTCTATTTCACCGTTAGCAATTGATACAGCTGATAATATGATTGAAAATGTCATTGGCACCTTTCAATTACCGTTAGGATTAGGATTGAACTTCTTAATAAACGGGAAAGACTATGTTGTACCGATGGCAATTGAGGAAGCTTCTGTAGTTGCCTCAGCTAGTCATATTGCGAAAATTGTCAGACAGGCTGGCGGTTTTACGACGGAAGCAACGGGAAGAGTGATGATTGGACAAATCCAAGTTGTGGGTTGTACTGATTTTTACGTTGCAAAAGAGGCAATAATAACAGAAAAAGAAAATATCATTATGGCTGCGAATACTGCTTATCCTAGCATTGTTGCTAGAGGTGGCGGAGTAGAGGACTTAGAAGTGCGAATTCTGAACGGGGATTCGGATTCTAAGTATGGCCAAATGTTAATTTTGCATCTTTACATTAATACAGTTGATGCTATGGGTGCGAATATTATTAACACAATGGTCGAATCTGTTGCGCCTTTAGTTGAAGAAATTACAAACGGCAAAGTATATTTGCGAATTTTATCAAATTATGCGGATCGAAGCTTAGCACGTGCGCATTGTATCATTCCTCCAGAATTGCTTGAAACTGGAGGATTTTCCGGAGAAGAAGTGCGGGATGGTATTATTCATGCATTTGAATTTGCAGATTCGGATCCATATCGTGCGGTGACGCATAATAAAGGTATTATGAATGGAATTGACCCGGTTGTCATTGCTACTGGTAATGACTGGAGAGCTGTTGAAGCTGGGGCACATGCCTATGCAGCAAGAAGCGGGGCATATCGTTCGATGACAACTTGGTCAAAGGATCAGGCAGGAAATCTAGTTGGTGAACTTGAATTACCGATGTCCGTTGGAACGGTCGGTGGTGCTACTAAGGTGCATCCACTGGCGAAGATGGCATTGAATATACTTGATATAAAATCGGCTCAGGAACTCGCCCAAGTGATTGTTGCAGTAGGATTAGCGCAAAACCTTGGAGCATTAAAAGCATTAGTAACAGATGGTATTCAGAAAGGTCATATGGCCTTGCATTCTCGTTCTGTTGCAATTGCGGCAGGAGCTACAGGGGAGATGATTGATATCGTTGCAAGAGAATTAGTAGAAACGAAACAAATCCGTGTTGGAAAAGCTATAGAATTGGTGGAAAAGTATACAAAATGA
- the mvk gene encoding mevalonate kinase gives MSAEKVTTTEKTAIGVAHSKLILIGEHAVVHGQPAIAIPFPLIGVETAIEYVPGSIKLDSKFYHGPLDLAPESLQGIVECIKGTIEYLELPCQDLLIRINSSIPPGKGLGSSASVAISVIRSLFAYADMSYTDQELLDLANIAETVAHGSPSGLDTLTITSDLPVWFEREQPIDYIKPSDDFYFIVADSGRYGDTRSSVETVARLLKSAPKRIQRKLDRIGELTFQAKHALERASKQFLGQLLNEAQKELETLGVSDAGLNRLIHYARKEGALGAKLTGGGNGGCIIALAKDEVHSRQLAEKLKNYGAQAVWPLVLKKQG, from the coding sequence ATGAGTGCAGAGAAAGTAACAACTACAGAGAAAACAGCTATTGGTGTAGCTCATAGTAAATTAATTTTGATTGGGGAGCATGCGGTTGTACACGGACAACCTGCCATTGCTATTCCTTTCCCATTAATTGGTGTTGAAACGGCGATTGAATATGTACCAGGTTCCATTAAATTGGATAGCAAATTTTATCATGGACCCCTTGATTTAGCTCCTGAATCATTACAAGGAATTGTTGAATGCATTAAGGGTACAATAGAGTACCTTGAATTACCTTGTCAGGATTTATTAATTCGGATTAACTCTTCCATTCCTCCAGGTAAAGGGCTTGGTTCAAGTGCTTCTGTAGCAATTTCGGTTATCAGGTCGTTGTTTGCTTATGCAGATATGAGCTATACAGATCAGGAGCTATTGGATTTAGCCAATATTGCGGAGACCGTAGCACACGGTTCGCCGAGCGGCTTAGATACCCTTACCATTACCTCCGATTTACCTGTTTGGTTTGAAAGGGAGCAGCCGATTGACTATATTAAGCCGAGCGATGACTTCTATTTTATCGTTGCTGATTCCGGAAGATATGGTGACACTCGGTCATCGGTTGAAACGGTAGCGCGTTTATTAAAGTCTGCTCCGAAGCGAATCCAGCGGAAGCTAGATCGAATTGGTGAATTAACGTTTCAAGCAAAGCACGCTTTAGAAAGAGCAAGTAAGCAATTTTTAGGTCAGCTATTAAATGAAGCTCAAAAGGAATTAGAAACACTAGGTGTAAGTGATGCAGGCTTAAATCGACTTATCCACTATGCACGTAAAGAGGGTGCACTTGGTGCGAAATTAACTGGTGGTGGAAATGGTGGATGTATTATAGCCCTTGCGAAGGACGAAGTACATTCAAGACAGCTTGCAGAGAAATTAAAAAACTATGGTGCACAGGCAGTTTGGCCACTTGTATTAAAAAAACAAGGCTAA
- the mvaD gene encoding diphosphomevalonate decarboxylase encodes MKATAKAHTNIALIKYWGKREEALILPTNNSLSLTLDGFYTTTTVDFRDELSQDVFMLDDQEVTGEAYQRVTKFLDLIRGLSGKTDLYANVHSINEVPTAAGFASSASGFAALAAAGAKAIGLNLNDQELSRLTRQGSGSACRSIYGGFAEWEMGVRLDGSDSYAVPIAPKEHWDIRVAAVVLSSTMKKVSSRAGMKRTVETSPFYTGWIDSIPNDLNGIKAGIQEKDFEKVGAIAEANCLKMHATTLGANPPFTYWHDTTLRVMHTVQKMRENGIPAYFTIDAGPNVKVLYLPEDEAKVENTLRNIAGVSDVRLSRAGSGITYL; translated from the coding sequence ATGAAAGCGACAGCGAAGGCTCATACAAATATAGCGCTAATCAAATATTGGGGAAAGCGTGAAGAGGCATTAATTTTGCCGACGAATAATAGTCTTTCTTTAACATTAGATGGTTTTTATACGACAACAACGGTAGACTTTCGTGACGAATTATCACAAGATGTTTTTATGCTGGATGATCAGGAAGTTACTGGCGAAGCTTATCAACGTGTGACGAAATTCCTCGATTTAATCCGCGGACTTTCTGGAAAAACGGACTTATATGCAAATGTCCACTCAATTAATGAAGTGCCGACAGCGGCTGGGTTTGCTTCTTCTGCATCTGGATTCGCAGCACTTGCTGCTGCAGGTGCAAAAGCGATTGGACTTAATTTAAATGATCAGGAGCTTTCACGCTTAACGCGTCAAGGCTCTGGTTCTGCATGTCGTTCAATCTACGGCGGCTTTGCAGAATGGGAAATGGGCGTCCGACTTGACGGTTCTGATTCTTATGCGGTACCAATTGCTCCTAAAGAGCACTGGGATATTCGAGTTGCAGCTGTTGTGCTTTCTTCAACAATGAAAAAAGTGTCGAGTCGTGCTGGAATGAAGCGAACAGTAGAAACATCGCCATTTTATACGGGCTGGATTGACAGTATTCCAAATGACTTAAATGGAATAAAAGCTGGAATCCAGGAGAAGGATTTCGAAAAAGTAGGAGCGATTGCAGAAGCTAATTGCTTGAAAATGCATGCAACAACGCTTGGTGCGAATCCTCCATTTACATACTGGCACGATACAACATTACGAGTGATGCATACTGTGCAGAAAATGCGGGAGAATGGAATTCCTGCATATTTCACAATTGATGCAGGACCGAATGTGAAGGTGCTCTATTTACCAGAAGATGAAGCAAAGGTTGAGAATACCCTTCGTAATATCGCTGGTGTGTCAGATGTGCGGTTAAGTAGGGCAGGATCAGGAATAACCTATCTTTAG
- a CDS encoding phosphomevalonate kinase, which produces MTIKVPGKLMIAGEFAVLEPYHNLAVLAVDRFVYAKIEGDYENRLTLLDFQLENLAFDFINNKVNIAINDRRTRFVGDAMTIALTYLKEQGLNPEPFHLSIKSELDDESGVKYGLGSSAAVVTSVVTAILTKFLAAKPAEELIFKLAAISHVETQGNGSGADVAASSYGGLLRYASFQAEWLHSEYIASNSISDLVAKEWRYFSVKPMKLPQNIHFCVGWTGKPASTAKLVDVIRQLKSDNLEQYEKFLHDSEAAVGTFFKGMEEESVADLLEGVKANRQALATVGKHANAPIETPLLATLCNLAEQFGGAGKPSGAGGGDCGIAFMPSREQATELMRAWEEAGIKPLALQPNSHGAMLIE; this is translated from the coding sequence ATGACGATTAAAGTACCTGGGAAATTAATGATAGCAGGAGAATTCGCGGTTCTCGAGCCATACCATAATCTAGCGGTATTGGCTGTGGATCGATTTGTTTATGCCAAAATTGAGGGAGATTATGAGAATCGCTTAACATTACTGGATTTCCAACTTGAAAACCTGGCTTTTGACTTTATAAATAATAAAGTGAATATCGCTATTAATGATCGCCGAACTCGTTTTGTTGGTGATGCAATGACCATTGCTTTGACGTACTTAAAAGAGCAAGGGTTAAATCCAGAACCATTTCACCTTTCGATTAAAAGTGAGCTGGATGATGAATCTGGTGTAAAGTACGGCCTTGGCTCAAGTGCTGCGGTTGTAACCTCAGTCGTTACTGCGATACTGACAAAGTTCCTTGCAGCAAAGCCAGCAGAGGAACTAATTTTTAAACTGGCTGCTATCTCTCATGTCGAAACACAAGGAAATGGATCGGGTGCAGATGTTGCAGCTTCCTCTTATGGTGGTTTACTAAGATATGCATCGTTCCAAGCAGAATGGCTGCATAGTGAATACATAGCAAGCAATTCGATTTCCGACCTTGTGGCAAAAGAGTGGCGTTATTTTTCTGTTAAGCCAATGAAGCTGCCGCAAAATATTCATTTTTGTGTCGGCTGGACAGGAAAACCGGCATCGACTGCGAAACTTGTCGATGTGATAAGACAATTGAAGTCGGATAATCTCGAACAGTATGAGAAATTCCTTCATGATAGTGAAGCAGCAGTTGGCACTTTCTTTAAGGGAATGGAAGAAGAATCAGTTGCCGATTTACTAGAGGGAGTTAAGGCGAATCGACAGGCACTTGCTACTGTTGGAAAGCATGCGAATGCCCCGATAGAAACGCCGTTACTCGCGACTTTATGTAACTTGGCAGAACAGTTCGGTGGTGCAGGCAAGCCTTCTGGTGCAGGTGGGGGCGATTGTGGGATTGCTTTTATGCCGTCTCGTGAGCAAGCTACAGAATTAATGCGTGCCTGGGAAGAAGCTGGCATCAAGCCATTAGCGCTACAACCCAATTCGCATGGTGCGATGCTAATTGAGTGA
- a CDS encoding aspartyl-phosphate phosphatase Spo0E family protein, with protein MTKSMLLEKIEVCRQEMIQLSDEYELTSEPVILSSMKLDRLINEYLNYSVN; from the coding sequence GTGACTAAATCTATGTTATTAGAAAAAATTGAAGTATGCCGTCAAGAAATGATTCAATTAAGCGATGAATACGAATTAACCTCAGAACCTGTCATTTTGTCTAGCATGAAATTAGACAGACTGATCAATGAATACTTAAACTACTCGGTGAATTAA
- the sigW gene encoding RNA polymerase sigma factor SigW, giving the protein MDQIIREKIKQVKKGDQAAFSDVVEFYQNKIYQHCYRMLGNAHEAEDMAQEAFIRAYVNIDSFDDGRKFSTWLYRIATNLTIDRIRKRKPDFFLDAEIKGTEGLDMYSQLASTDISPSDKVEGIELQRYIHQEISELPPKYRSIIILRYIEEFSLQEISEILDIPLGTVKTRIHRGREALRKRLRHV; this is encoded by the coding sequence ATGGATCAAATAATTAGAGAGAAAATAAAACAAGTAAAAAAAGGAGACCAAGCAGCCTTTAGTGATGTTGTTGAATTCTATCAAAATAAAATTTATCAACATTGTTATCGAATGCTTGGAAATGCACATGAAGCCGAGGATATGGCGCAGGAGGCGTTTATTCGTGCTTATGTAAACATCGATTCCTTTGATGATGGGAGAAAATTCTCAACGTGGTTATATCGGATAGCGACCAATTTAACGATTGATCGAATTCGAAAACGAAAGCCAGACTTTTTTCTTGATGCAGAGATAAAAGGAACAGAGGGGTTAGACATGTATTCACAGCTCGCTAGTACAGATATTTCTCCTAGCGACAAAGTGGAGGGCATTGAATTACAACGCTATATCCATCAAGAAATTTCTGAACTTCCACCGAAATATCGCAGTATTATTATTTTACGATATATTGAGGAGTTCTCCCTTCAAGAGATTAGCGAAATTCTAGACATCCCATTAGGAACGGTAAAAACCCGTATCCACCGAGGAAGGGAAGCTTTGAGGAAAAGGCTTCGTCATGTGTAA